A window of Photobacterium sp. GJ3 contains these coding sequences:
- the moaD gene encoding molybdopterin synthase sulfur carrier subunit, giving the protein MITVMFFAQVRELVGADRIEVAADFSDAEALRAYLSSQGDKWALALDAQRLLVAVNQTITAFDTPLQDGDEVAFFPPVTGG; this is encoded by the coding sequence ATGATTACCGTGATGTTCTTCGCTCAGGTACGGGAACTCGTTGGGGCGGATCGAATCGAGGTGGCCGCTGATTTTTCTGATGCGGAAGCCTTGCGTGCCTATTTATCCTCTCAAGGAGACAAGTGGGCGCTGGCGCTCGATGCGCAACGTTTGCTGGTGGCTGTCAATCAGACGATTACCGCTTTCGATACACCTTTACAGGATGGCGATGAAGTGGCGTTCTTTCCACCGGTCACCGGAGGTTAA